From a region of the Apibacter sp. B3706 genome:
- a CDS encoding cob(I)yrinic acid a,c-diamide adenosyltransferase, which produces MKIYTKRGDDGTTGLYGGKRVSKNSIRVQSYGEIDELNSYIGLLRSYGSLKNIDEQLKIIQNLLFTIGAELATPSDKMYSPNGKSKISCLLSEEKIILLEQWIDEISKTLPPLKQFILPAGNVSSSTAHVARTVCRRSERTIVTLGEIEDIRPIIQKFINRLSDYLFVLARYFAHLANEIEEPWNPNE; this is translated from the coding sequence ATGAAAATATATACGAAAAGAGGTGACGACGGAACTACGGGTTTGTATGGCGGAAAACGTGTATCTAAGAATTCCATTCGCGTTCAATCCTATGGCGAAATAGATGAATTAAATTCTTATATCGGTTTGCTAAGAAGCTATGGTTCTCTTAAAAATATTGATGAACAATTAAAAATTATACAAAATTTACTATTTACTATCGGTGCTGAATTAGCTACTCCTTCAGATAAAATGTATTCTCCAAATGGAAAATCAAAAATATCTTGCTTACTTTCTGAAGAAAAAATAATTTTATTGGAGCAATGGATTGACGAAATAAGCAAAACCCTCCCTCCTTTAAAGCAATTTATTCTTCCGGCAGGAAATGTATCTTCTTCTACTGCACATGTTGCAAGAACCGTATGCAGAAGATCAGAAAGAACTATAGTCACCTTAGGTGAAATTGAAGATATAAGACCCATAATTCAAAAATTTATAAATCGTTTGTCTGATTATTTGTTTGTTCTTGCGCGATATTTTGCACATTTAGCAAATGAAATTGAAGAACCTTGGAATCCCAATGAATAA
- a CDS encoding thiamine diphosphokinase has product MKLKNLGIPMNKALLFLNGKKPTILPENLDSYSIITCTDGAYSRYVKNLPFTINYISGDLDSVQVSTIPTSIPIIETPDQNKTDFHKALELLLDKGIHDVDVYGGSGRESDHFIGNLSTALFFKNKLRITFYDDYSKFFFSGKSTKINDAKGKTISLIPFFEAKNICTKGLQYPLSNETLIFPQRLGTRNVAVENEVVVTYGEGELLIYISR; this is encoded by the coding sequence ATGAAATTGAAGAACCTTGGAATCCCAATGAATAAAGCATTACTTTTTTTAAACGGAAAAAAACCTACAATTTTACCTGAAAATTTAGATTCATATTCCATTATTACGTGTACAGACGGGGCGTACAGCAGATATGTAAAAAATTTACCTTTTACAATTAATTATATTTCAGGAGATCTGGATAGTGTACAAGTATCGACTATTCCGACGTCTATTCCAATTATTGAAACTCCGGATCAAAACAAAACTGATTTTCATAAGGCTTTAGAATTATTGCTGGATAAAGGTATACATGACGTGGATGTTTACGGTGGAAGTGGAAGAGAAAGCGATCATTTCATTGGAAACTTATCTACAGCACTATTTTTTAAAAATAAACTCCGCATTACATTTTACGATGATTATTCAAAATTCTTTTTCTCGGGTAAATCAACTAAAATTAATGACGCAAAAGGTAAAACCATTTCCTTAATCCCTTTTTTTGAGGCAAAAAATATTTGTACGAAAGGTTTACAATATCCCTTATCCAATGAAACTCTTATATTTCCGCAACGATTGGGTACGCGCAATGTGGCTGTAGAAAATGAAGTTGTTGTCACCTACGGTGAGGGCGAACTGTTGATCTATATCAGCCGATAA
- the ffh gene encoding signal recognition particle protein encodes MFQNLQDKLDKALHNISGRGKITEINVAETVKEIRRALVDADVSYKVAKDLTKRIQEKALGQNVLTSVTPGQLMVKIVHDELADLMGGENVGVNLSGNPTVILIAGLQGSGKTTFSGKLANYLKTKKQKKVLLVACDVYRPAAIDQLKVLGDQIGVEVYTEPESKNPVDISGHAIEYAKQNKFNVVIIDTAGRLAIDESMMNEIRNVHQKVSPNETLFVVDSMTGQDAVNTAKAFNDVLNYDGVVLTKLDGDTRGGAALTIRTVVEKPIKFISTGEKMEALDIFYPSRMADRILGMGDVVSLVERAQEQFDEEEARKLQKKIAKNQFGFDDFLNQIKQIKRMGNMKDLLGMIPGAGKALKDINIDDDAFKHIEALIYSMTPEERRNPAIITTSRKNRIAKGSGRSIQDINQLLKQFEQMSKMMKMMQTPQGRMMMQAMAKQMSGGKPF; translated from the coding sequence ATGTTTCAGAATTTACAAGATAAATTAGATAAGGCATTACATAACATCAGCGGGAGAGGAAAGATCACGGAGATTAATGTTGCTGAAACCGTTAAAGAAATAAGAAGAGCTTTAGTGGATGCAGACGTTAGTTATAAAGTAGCCAAAGATTTGACTAAAAGGATTCAGGAGAAAGCCTTAGGTCAAAATGTGCTTACTTCCGTTACGCCGGGTCAGCTAATGGTGAAGATTGTACATGATGAGTTGGCCGATCTAATGGGAGGAGAAAATGTTGGAGTAAATTTGTCGGGGAATCCTACCGTTATCTTAATTGCGGGTTTACAAGGTTCCGGTAAAACTACCTTTTCGGGAAAATTAGCTAATTATCTTAAAACTAAAAAACAAAAAAAAGTTCTGTTAGTTGCCTGTGACGTATATCGTCCGGCTGCAATTGATCAATTAAAAGTTTTAGGAGATCAAATTGGAGTAGAAGTATACACAGAACCGGAAAGTAAAAATCCGGTTGATATTTCCGGTCATGCCATAGAATATGCTAAACAAAATAAATTTAATGTTGTTATAATTGATACTGCAGGACGTTTGGCGATTGATGAAAGTATGATGAATGAAATCAGAAATGTTCATCAAAAAGTCAGTCCAAATGAAACTTTGTTTGTAGTGGATTCCATGACCGGACAAGATGCGGTAAATACAGCCAAAGCTTTTAATGATGTATTGAATTATGATGGAGTAGTATTAACCAAATTAGACGGTGATACTCGAGGAGGTGCTGCTTTAACTATACGTACTGTGGTTGAAAAACCAATTAAATTTATTTCCACCGGAGAAAAAATGGAAGCGCTGGATATTTTCTATCCTTCGCGTATGGCTGATCGTATCTTAGGGATGGGAGATGTGGTATCATTAGTAGAAAGAGCCCAAGAACAATTTGACGAAGAAGAAGCACGTAAATTACAGAAAAAGATAGCGAAAAATCAATTCGGATTTGACGATTTCCTTAATCAAATTAAGCAGATTAAGAGAATGGGAAATATGAAAGATTTGCTAGGAATGATACCGGGTGCAGGTAAAGCATTAAAAGATATTAATATTGATGACGATGCTTTCAAGCATATTGAAGCTTTAATTTATTCCATGACTCCTGAAGAAAGAAGAAATCCGGCTATTATAACTACATCTCGAAAAAATAGAATAGCTAAAGGAAGCGGTAGATCCATACAGGATATCAATCAGCTGTTAAAACAATTTGAACAGATGAGCAAAATGATGAAGATGATGCAAACTCCGCAAGGAAGGATGATGATGCAAGCAATGGCAAAACAAATGTCGGGAGGAAAACCTTTTTAA
- a CDS encoding manganese-dependent inorganic pyrophosphatase translates to MNKILITGHQNPDTDTITSAISFSYLQNALGKNTEAVALGTPNEETQFALNYFKIQAPRVISRASDETKEIILVDHNEFQQSVADIEELTILAVIDHHRIANFHTSVPLYYRAEPVGCTQTIISKIYKENSIEIPAAIAGLMVSGIISDTLLFKSPTCTQEDIDAAHELAKIAGIEVEKYGLDLLKAGTNLSNKSAEELLSLDAKSFEVNGKKVRVAQVNTIDYDDVFSNKSNIEAAITDQINKEGYDLFLLVVTNVLDSDSKILAMGNAAQASEKAFGIRLENGEAFLKGVVSRKKQIIPQITEALS, encoded by the coding sequence ATGAATAAAATTTTAATTACTGGGCATCAAAATCCTGATACGGATACCATTACCTCTGCTATTTCATTTTCTTACCTACAAAATGCCTTAGGTAAAAATACAGAGGCAGTCGCTTTAGGTACTCCTAATGAAGAAACCCAATTTGCCCTGAATTATTTTAAGATACAAGCGCCTAGAGTTATTTCTAGAGCTTCCGATGAAACGAAAGAAATTATTTTGGTAGATCACAATGAATTCCAACAATCGGTTGCAGATATTGAAGAATTGACCATTTTAGCTGTTATAGATCACCATCGTATCGCTAATTTTCATACTTCTGTTCCTCTCTATTATCGCGCTGAACCTGTGGGATGTACTCAAACTATTATTTCAAAAATTTATAAAGAAAATTCCATTGAAATCCCCGCTGCTATCGCAGGTCTTATGGTATCAGGGATTATTTCCGATACTTTATTATTTAAATCTCCTACTTGCACACAAGAAGATATTGATGCGGCTCATGAATTAGCAAAAATTGCCGGTATTGAGGTTGAAAAATATGGGCTTGATCTTCTTAAAGCAGGAACCAATCTTTCCAACAAATCTGCCGAAGAATTACTATCTCTGGATGCCAAATCTTTCGAAGTAAACGGAAAAAAGGTACGGGTTGCTCAAGTTAACACAATTGATTATGATGATGTATTTTCTAATAAATCCAATATAGAGGCTGCTATAACCGACCAAATTAATAAAGAAGGTTATGATCTTTTTTTACTTGTAGTGACTAATGTGTTGGATAGTGATTCAAAAATTTTAGCTATGGGTAATGCTGCTCAAGCTTCAGAAAAGGCTTTTGGAATACGACTTGAAAACGGCGAAGCTTTCCTTAAAGGGGTGGTTTCCCGTAAAAAACAGATTATTCCCCAAATAACTGAAGCATTATCCTAG
- a CDS encoding DinB family protein: MKKQFEIFKIYRKSLVQEIDDLSLEQLQKIPEGFKNNIFWNVAHTLVSQQILHYKMSGLNPLITNDWIENYQNGTFPRFVITEDEIDYLKSKLIITAEQLEEDFNEKRFESYTEFETKMGIVISSVEDAINFNNTHEALHYGIVSSMKKLV; encoded by the coding sequence GTGAAAAAACAATTTGAAATTTTTAAAATATACCGTAAATCCTTAGTACAAGAGATTGACGATTTAAGTTTAGAGCAATTACAGAAAATTCCTGAAGGATTTAAAAATAATATTTTTTGGAATGTTGCCCATACCTTGGTTTCTCAACAAATTCTTCATTATAAAATGTCAGGTTTAAATCCGCTGATAACCAATGACTGGATTGAAAACTATCAAAATGGTACTTTTCCCAGATTTGTAATTACAGAAGATGAAATTGACTACTTAAAAAGTAAGCTAATTATCACCGCTGAACAACTGGAAGAAGATTTTAATGAAAAAAGATTTGAATCTTATACTGAATTTGAAACAAAAATGGGCATTGTGATTTCTTCTGTTGAAGATGCGATAAATTTTAACAATACCCATGAAGCATTACACTACGGAATAGTGTCAAGTATGAAAAAATTAGTGTAA
- a CDS encoding HAD family hydrolase produces MINTVIFDMDGVIVDTEPIHELSFKKHFHSIGLDISQEEYDTFRGLSTRNLYQNLKQKYGLKQEVEELVQQKRNIFNKIFQEDEDLDLLPGVRNLIESLYKDNFQLLLATSSARVTLTKIFDRFGLFPYFKHIVSGEDFPKSKPDPAIFLEAVKLSGQPKENCIVIEDSTNGVIAANRAGIFCIGYKSEASGDQDLSTADQIINDFSNLDSDTIRAIGLVK; encoded by the coding sequence ATGATAAACACAGTTATCTTTGATATGGATGGGGTAATAGTAGATACTGAGCCTATTCATGAATTGTCATTTAAAAAACATTTTCATTCTATAGGATTGGATATATCTCAGGAAGAATATGATACGTTCAGAGGATTATCTACCCGTAATTTATATCAAAATTTGAAACAAAAATATGGTTTGAAACAAGAGGTTGAGGAATTGGTTCAACAAAAAAGAAATATTTTTAATAAAATTTTTCAAGAAGATGAAGATCTAGATTTATTGCCGGGTGTAAGAAATCTTATCGAAAGTTTATATAAAGATAATTTTCAATTACTTTTGGCTACTTCTTCGGCTCGTGTAACCTTAACTAAAATTTTTGATCGTTTTGGATTGTTTCCTTATTTTAAACATATTGTGAGTGGAGAAGATTTTCCAAAATCAAAACCCGATCCTGCTATATTTTTAGAAGCTGTAAAATTATCAGGACAACCAAAAGAAAACTGTATTGTCATTGAAGATTCGACTAATGGCGTTATTGCCGCCAATAGGGCCGGTATATTTTGTATAGGTTATAAAAGTGAAGCCTCCGGTGATCAAGATTTGTCTACTGCGGATCAAATAATAAATGATTTTTCTAATTTAGATTCCGATACGATTAGGGCCATTGGTTTAGTTAAATAA
- a CDS encoding CinA family nicotinamide mononucleotide deamidase-related protein, with product MKACIIVIGDEILSGRTLDTNSNFIAKKLDLTGVSVTEILTISDNPDSIVTKLKEAFASDTNFIITTGGLGPTKDDKTKQTLAEFLSDRLVINQPALDYITQLYCTNGRTMNDLTRKQALVPSHSEVIINRYGTAPILWTKKSNKILINLPDVPYETQAMFEEFIIPKIKKEFKLPFIVRRSVIVVDYLESELAITLTDWENNLPDFVSLSYLPSGARIELRLSAKGTDKKLLEETITKEIKKLSQILHEKLLSTTTTNIIEIIADFFSKNNLTLSVAESITGGNISHKITSLAGSSVYYKGGITAYSSLIKESVLKIPEPFIHTHKVVSEEVAKEMAIRCAKLFNSDVAISTTGVAGPSSDEFNDPVGLAYIGLYVHGNTFVKKYYYPHVTRDEMITRITNKALEFIYFEMIENK from the coding sequence ATGAAAGCGTGTATTATCGTTATTGGAGATGAAATTCTTTCCGGAAGAACTCTGGATACCAATTCTAATTTCATTGCTAAAAAACTAGATCTTACAGGGGTTTCGGTCACAGAAATTTTGACAATTTCCGACAACCCCGATTCTATAGTTACTAAATTAAAAGAAGCCTTCGCATCTGATACTAATTTTATAATAACAACCGGGGGACTGGGACCTACTAAAGATGATAAAACCAAACAAACTTTAGCAGAATTTTTATCTGATCGATTAGTTATCAATCAACCTGCTTTGGATTACATCACTCAGTTGTACTGTACAAATGGTCGAACGATGAATGATTTAACCCGCAAACAAGCTCTTGTACCATCACATTCGGAAGTTATAATTAATAGATATGGTACAGCTCCTATCTTGTGGACAAAAAAATCAAATAAGATTTTAATCAATCTTCCGGATGTTCCCTATGAGACCCAAGCTATGTTTGAAGAATTTATTATTCCAAAAATAAAAAAAGAATTTAAGCTTCCCTTTATTGTAAGGCGTTCTGTTATTGTTGTAGATTATCTTGAAAGCGAGTTAGCCATAACGTTAACGGATTGGGAAAACAATTTACCTGACTTTGTGTCTTTGTCTTACTTGCCTTCGGGGGCTAGGATTGAACTTAGATTGAGTGCAAAGGGAACTGATAAAAAACTTCTTGAAGAAACAATTACTAAAGAAATAAAAAAACTATCTCAAATTTTACATGAGAAATTACTCTCAACTACTACTACCAATATAATTGAAATTATTGCCGATTTTTTTTCAAAAAATAATCTTACTTTATCCGTCGCTGAAAGCATTACCGGTGGAAACATATCTCATAAAATCACTTCCTTAGCGGGAAGTTCTGTTTATTATAAAGGAGGAATTACGGCTTACAGCTCTTTAATTAAGGAGAGCGTTTTAAAAATACCCGAACCTTTTATTCATACTCATAAAGTGGTTAGTGAAGAAGTAGCTAAAGAAATGGCAATCCGGTGTGCAAAGTTATTTAATTCAGATGTTGCAATATCTACTACAGGCGTTGCCGGTCCAAGTTCTGATGAATTTAACGATCCGGTAGGTTTAGCTTATATAGGTTTATATGTTCATGGTAACACCTTTGTAAAAAAATATTATTATCCTCATGTTACCAGAGATGAAATGATTACTCGAATAACTAACAAAGCATTGGAATTTATTTATTTTGAAATGATTGAAAACAAATAA
- a CDS encoding aldo/keto reductase, producing the protein MKKRKLGPTDLEVYPFAFGGNVFGWTANENTSFELLDQYTELGFNFIDTADVYSAWVPGNKGGESETIIGKWMHQKGTRDKLVIATKVGAEIDSTHKGLKKSYILSEVEESLKRLQTDYIDLYFTHFDDPDTPIEEVLDAYQQLIKEGKIRYIGVSNMSPERIVKSLEISKSNNLPSYSVLQPEYNLYDRQPYERDYEPIAEKYQLGVMTYYSLASGFLTGKYHSEADLNKSKRGDSLKKYLNDRGLRIIKTLEDVAARNTATPAQVAIAWIIQRPSITTPIASASKLGQLDILKAVDLNLSQDDINDLDIASKVTS; encoded by the coding sequence ATGAAAAAAAGAAAATTAGGTCCGACTGATCTTGAGGTTTATCCATTTGCTTTTGGGGGCAATGTATTTGGTTGGACTGCCAATGAAAACACTTCTTTTGAATTATTAGATCAATATACCGAATTAGGATTTAACTTTATTGATACTGCAGATGTATATTCTGCATGGGTTCCCGGCAATAAAGGCGGAGAATCAGAAACCATCATTGGAAAATGGATGCATCAAAAAGGGACTAGAGATAAACTTGTTATTGCAACTAAAGTAGGGGCAGAAATTGACAGTACACATAAAGGGTTGAAAAAATCATATATTCTCTCAGAAGTTGAGGAATCACTAAAACGTCTTCAAACCGATTATATAGATTTATATTTCACTCATTTTGATGATCCCGACACTCCCATAGAAGAAGTATTGGACGCCTATCAGCAATTAATAAAAGAGGGTAAAATACGTTACATAGGGGTTTCCAATATGTCTCCTGAGAGAATTGTAAAATCATTGGAAATAAGTAAATCTAATAATCTACCTTCTTATTCCGTTTTACAGCCTGAATATAATCTGTATGATCGACAACCGTATGAAAGGGACTATGAACCAATTGCCGAAAAATACCAATTAGGTGTCATGACTTACTATTCTTTGGCAAGTGGTTTTTTAACCGGAAAATATCATTCGGAAGCGGATTTAAATAAAAGTAAAAGAGGCGACAGCTTAAAGAAATATTTAAACGACAGAGGCTTACGAATTATAAAAACTTTAGAGGATGTTGCCGCACGAAATACAGCTACCCCGGCTCAGGTTGCTATCGCATGGATCATTCAAAGACCGAGTATTACTACTCCTATAGCCAGTGCTTCTAAATTGGGACAATTGGATATATTAAAAGCGGTAGACCTAAATTTATCTCAAGATGATATTAATGATTTAGACATTGCCAGTAAGGTAACTTCATAA
- a CDS encoding cation:proton antiporter gives MELYYSFSILIILAAIFSYINVRFLKFPSTIGIMIIALIMSIILVLLGSLTSKPLNDIASLIKEFDFTEILMGCMLNFLLFAGAIHINMSDLKEQRLPVIIFSTLGVIISAIVVGVGLYYTSNYLLPLINVHTEIPLIYCLLFGALISPTDPIAVLSILKQANVSKSLETKIAGESLLNDGVAVVLFAVLANLAYNPVVVATGRMDLSFAHIFDLFLREAVGGLLLGAALGYLAAYAIRTSHDYKVSVLITLAVVMGGYLIASSLHTSAPLAMVGAGLIIGESRRRLGTSKKSSVGTFWELIDEVMNAILFLFMGFQLLLIDDLIHYWLLGIICIIIVLFARFISIKIPTMIIPFKEKFSKGTIAVLVWGGLRGGVSIALALSVPESDYKETIIAVTYVVVVFSILVQGLTVGKVAKDIQ, from the coding sequence ATGGAATTATACTACTCATTTTCAATCCTTATTATTTTAGCTGCTATTTTTTCATACATTAATGTAAGGTTTTTAAAATTCCCTTCTACCATCGGAATAATGATCATTGCGTTAATTATGTCAATTATTTTAGTTCTTTTAGGTAGTTTAACCTCTAAACCTTTAAATGATATTGCCTCATTAATTAAAGAATTTGATTTTACCGAAATTTTGATGGGGTGTATGTTGAATTTCCTGCTATTTGCCGGAGCTATACATATCAATATGTCGGATCTAAAGGAACAAAGGCTTCCCGTAATAATATTTTCTACTTTAGGAGTTATAATATCTGCCATCGTCGTGGGCGTAGGCCTTTATTATACATCCAATTATCTTCTTCCTCTTATAAATGTACATACTGAAATACCTTTAATATATTGTTTACTTTTTGGTGCTTTAATTTCTCCGACAGATCCGATTGCGGTATTGAGTATATTAAAACAAGCCAATGTTTCTAAGTCTTTAGAAACAAAAATTGCCGGTGAATCTCTTCTTAATGACGGGGTAGCTGTGGTATTGTTTGCCGTATTAGCTAATCTTGCTTATAATCCCGTTGTAGTTGCCACCGGACGAATGGATTTATCGTTTGCCCATATTTTTGATTTATTTCTTAGAGAAGCGGTAGGCGGACTGCTATTAGGGGCTGCTCTTGGATATCTTGCCGCTTATGCAATACGAACTTCACATGATTATAAAGTTTCGGTTTTAATTACCCTAGCGGTAGTTATGGGAGGATATCTTATTGCAAGTTCTTTGCATACGTCTGCTCCTCTTGCTATGGTGGGTGCGGGATTGATAATAGGAGAATCCAGACGAAGATTGGGTACTAGTAAAAAAAGCAGTGTGGGTACTTTCTGGGAATTAATCGATGAGGTTATGAATGCAATTTTATTCCTTTTTATGGGATTCCAACTTTTACTTATCGATGATCTAATTCATTACTGGCTACTAGGTATTATATGCATTATAATTGTTTTATTCGCCAGATTTATTTCTATTAAAATTCCAACAATGATTATTCCTTTTAAGGAAAAATTCAGCAAAGGAACTATTGCCGTTTTAGTATGGGGTGGCTTACGCGGCGGGGTCTCCATCGCATTGGCTCTTTCAGTTCCTGAAAGTGACTATAAAGAAACTATTATAGCCGTTACTTATGTGGTGGTGGTTTTCTCAATCTTAGTTCAAGGATTGACTGTTGGAAAAGTCGCAAAAGACATTCAGTAA
- a CDS encoding GlsB/YeaQ/YmgE family stress response membrane protein, producing the protein MEGLGILWSIIIGIIAGFIAGRIMRGSGFGMLVNLLVGLVGSILGGWIYSLLGFSSGGKLGMLLMSVIGSVVLLWIISLFRTKKPY; encoded by the coding sequence ATGGAAGGATTGGGTATTTTATGGTCTATAATTATTGGAATTATAGCCGGTTTTATTGCAGGTAGAATTATGCGAGGCAGTGGATTTGGAATGTTAGTTAATTTGCTTGTTGGATTAGTAGGAAGTATATTGGGAGGATGGATCTATAGTTTATTGGGCTTTTCCAGTGGAGGTAAATTAGGAATGTTACTAATGTCTGTAATTGGTTCTGTGGTCCTTCTATGGATAATATCATTATTTAGAACAAAAAAACCTTATTAA
- a CDS encoding MATE family efflux transporter, with amino-acid sequence MKVTGTPIELGTENIGKLLKQYAIPAIIAMIASSLYNITDSIFIGHGVGPLAISGLAITFPLMNLAAAFGSLVGAGAATLLSVRLGQKDYTTANSILGNVFIMNLFIGISFTIISLLFLDPILYFFGASEKTLPYAHDFMVIILSGNVITHMYLGLNSMLRSSGKPRQSMYATIFTVLINLVLNPLFIFVFNWGIRGSAIATVISQTSVLIWQIYLFCDKNNFIHIQKGIFKLNKYIVKDSLSIGMSPFLMNAAASVIVIIINQGLLKYGGDLAVGAYGIVNRIAFLFVTIVLGLNQGMQPIAGYNFGAKLYPRVTQVLKKTILGATLVMCTGFLIVESVPHAVASIFTTDKELIDIASLGLRMVFICYPIVGFQIVTSTFFQSIGMAQKAIILSLTRQILFLIPFLLILPKFFGIAGIWLSMPLADFFATILAAIMLYKQYKEFNRYNPEN; translated from the coding sequence ATGAAAGTAACAGGTACACCTATTGAATTAGGTACTGAAAATATTGGAAAACTTTTAAAACAATATGCTATTCCTGCTATTATAGCCATGATTGCTTCCTCTCTCTATAATATTACGGACAGCATTTTTATAGGACATGGTGTAGGACCTTTAGCAATTTCCGGATTAGCCATTACTTTTCCGCTTATGAATCTTGCAGCAGCTTTTGGCTCGTTAGTTGGTGCAGGTGCTGCTACCTTACTTTCCGTTCGTTTGGGACAAAAAGATTATACCACAGCCAACAGCATTTTAGGTAATGTGTTCATCATGAACTTATTTATTGGTATTTCGTTTACCATTATTTCCTTATTGTTTTTAGATCCGATATTATATTTTTTCGGTGCGAGTGAAAAGACCCTTCCCTATGCTCATGATTTTATGGTTATTATACTTTCAGGAAATGTAATCACTCACATGTATCTTGGATTAAACTCCATGTTACGTTCTTCCGGAAAACCCAGACAGTCCATGTATGCGACCATATTTACCGTACTTATAAATTTAGTTTTAAATCCTTTATTCATTTTCGTTTTTAATTGGGGAATTCGTGGGAGCGCCATTGCTACGGTAATTTCTCAAACTTCAGTATTAATTTGGCAGATTTATCTGTTTTGCGACAAAAATAATTTTATCCATATACAGAAAGGAATTTTTAAATTAAATAAATATATCGTTAAAGATTCTCTATCTATTGGTATGTCGCCGTTTTTAATGAACGCAGCTGCCTCGGTTATTGTTATAATTATTAACCAGGGACTTTTAAAATATGGTGGAGATCTTGCCGTTGGTGCTTACGGAATTGTAAATAGGATTGCGTTTTTATTTGTAACCATAGTATTGGGATTAAATCAAGGTATGCAACCTATAGCCGGTTATAATTTTGGAGCAAAACTTTATCCCAGAGTAACACAGGTTTTGAAAAAAACAATTTTAGGAGCTACTTTGGTCATGTGTACCGGCTTCCTTATAGTTGAATCTGTGCCTCATGCGGTTGCTTCTATTTTTACAACCGATAAAGAGTTAATTGATATTGCCTCCTTAGGATTACGCATGGTATTTATTTGTTATCCGATTGTAGGTTTTCAAATTGTTACTTCTACCTTTTTCCAAAGTATCGGAATGGCTCAAAAAGCTATAATTTTATCTCTCACTCGTCAAATACTATTTTTAATTCCTTTTTTATTAATTCTACCTAAATTTTTCGGCATTGCAGGAATATGGTTGAGTATGCCCTTAGCTGATTTTTTTGCTACTATTTTGGCTGCCATTATGCTTTATAAACAATACAAAGAATTTAATAGATATAATCCTGAAAACTAA
- a CDS encoding AAA family ATPase — MKDKYFITIGRQLGSGGRQIGRKLADLLDISYYDKEIINLASIESGLNADIFEQADEKNCYSFFDNFLGMQLSKNYLGNENLFEIQSKIIKEEALKGSALFVGRCSDYILREYERRIDIFITANKEDRIRRTSQRKNISLKEAEELNVKIDKKRKEYYNFFNKKSWGHASSYHLCINSSVLGIDKSVLLIKSFVEQKFAF; from the coding sequence ATGAAAGATAAATATTTTATTACCATTGGTCGACAGTTAGGAAGCGGTGGAAGACAAATCGGGAGAAAATTGGCTGATTTATTGGACATTTCATATTATGACAAAGAGATTATTAATCTAGCTTCTATTGAGAGCGGTTTAAATGCTGATATTTTTGAGCAAGCGGATGAAAAAAATTGTTATAGTTTTTTTGATAATTTTTTAGGCATGCAATTATCTAAAAACTATTTAGGAAACGAAAATTTATTTGAAATACAAAGTAAAATAATTAAAGAAGAAGCCCTTAAAGGTTCTGCTCTTTTTGTTGGCCGTTGCTCCGATTATATTTTGCGTGAATATGAGAGACGGATAGATATATTTATTACTGCTAATAAAGAAGATCGAATTCGGAGAACATCTCAAAGAAAAAATATTTCTTTAAAAGAAGCGGAAGAATTAAACGTAAAAATAGATAAAAAGAGAAAAGAGTATTATAACTTTTTTAATAAGAAAAGTTGGGGGCATGCCAGTTCTTATCATCTTTGCATAAATTCATCCGTTTTAGGGATTGATAAAAGTGTACTTCTTATTAAAAGTTTTGTCGAGCAAAAATTTGCATTTTAG